A window of Ignavibacterium sp. contains these coding sequences:
- a CDS encoding O-antigen ligase family protein, translating to MNKIRSKQHLFWEKLNSLFIYMMLFGFPIIMLIPIALRTNTTPYSIAFRGFCVLLMLYLFFSPIRNDKENKKVFSSFLLLLMFWIILLIRIIFDFEFTNVLRQDNLVLNPIQVYLFAIFLSLIPIIVIYKNRYLISIEKVENSIFKIAIVSALSVLVGLIMNYGTNFSKIFLERTELSYGAETGVHPLNPISISRAGSIVILLTINQFFLNKSLNRLYLLLSLCLGFSLLLLGGSRGPFISTFIILFILFVTYRNKYSAKRLLFYSLIVFVILFHLINIEELSIVKRFDNPIYGKDPTRAEIWDAAFDYFMKSPVWGYSIVDKFGIYPHNIYLETLMAVGLLGTLPFIFIITRIIKIFIKEFKKGSLTNLMTITLAYLLFASSSGSLYYTPELWVLIPILLFRNLTRNLISLKDQTS from the coding sequence GTGAATAAAATCAGATCGAAACAACATTTATTTTGGGAAAAATTAAATAGCCTTTTTATTTATATGATGTTATTTGGTTTTCCAATTATAATGCTTATTCCGATAGCATTAAGGACAAACACTACACCTTACTCCATTGCATTCCGAGGATTCTGTGTTTTATTGATGTTATATCTTTTTTTCTCCCCGATAAGAAATGATAAAGAAAATAAAAAGGTTTTCTCATCATTTCTCTTGCTTTTAATGTTTTGGATAATCCTGTTAATCAGAATAATATTTGATTTCGAATTCACAAATGTGTTAAGACAAGATAATTTAGTTCTGAATCCGATACAGGTTTATTTGTTCGCAATATTTTTATCATTAATACCTATTATAGTGATTTATAAAAATAGATATCTTATCAGCATTGAAAAGGTTGAAAATAGTATATTTAAAATAGCAATTGTTTCTGCATTATCAGTTTTAGTTGGTTTGATAATGAACTATGGTACTAATTTCTCAAAAATATTCTTAGAAAGAACAGAGCTTTCCTACGGAGCGGAAACAGGAGTTCATCCGTTAAATCCAATAAGTATAAGTCGGGCTGGATCAATAGTTATTCTATTAACGATCAATCAATTTTTTCTTAATAAATCTTTAAATAGACTATATTTATTACTAAGTCTGTGCTTAGGGTTTTCTTTATTATTATTAGGTGGCTCAAGAGGACCATTTATATCTACATTTATTATTTTGTTTATACTATTTGTTACTTACAGAAATAAATATTCTGCTAAAAGACTCTTATTTTATTCGTTAATTGTCTTTGTCATCTTGTTTCATTTAATAAATATAGAAGAATTAAGTATAGTAAAAAGATTCGACAATCCCATATATGGAAAAGATCCAACAAGAGCAGAAATATGGGATGCGGCGTTTGACTATTTTATGAAAAGTCCTGTCTGGGGTTATAGTATTGTAGATAAATTTGGTATTTACCCACATAATATATATTTGGAGACTTTAATGGCAGTGGGTTTGCTGGGGACTTTACCTTTTATTTTTATTATTACCAGAATTATTAAAATATTTATTAAGGAATTCAAAAAAGGGAGCTTGACTAATCTGATGACCATTACACTTGCTTACTTATTATTTGCTTCTTCATCAGGTAGTTTATATTATACACCTGAACTTTGGGTACTAATTCCAATACTTTTGTTTAGAAACCTCACTAGAAATTTAATATCATTAAAGGATCAAACTTCATAA